In Aegilops tauschii subsp. strangulata cultivar AL8/78 chromosome 3, Aet v6.0, whole genome shotgun sequence, one genomic interval encodes:
- the LOC141042338 gene encoding uncharacterized protein: MRVNCTNGDKTSNLYVHRNIPLRRSLSVIKLSDEGEEQAEEKQKPTPGAVMKHWNCDDTRIFFEDTIYFSGTAQEDVGNINLIEEYIVSMATTVDSNRWFRRSASSVGSTQ; the protein is encoded by the exons atgagag tgaactgcacaaatggagacaagacttccaatctgtatgtgcaccgtaatatcccattgag gcgaagcttgtctgttattaaactgagtgatgaaggggaagaacaagcggaagaaaaacaaaaaccaactcctggtgctgtaatgaagcactggaactgtgatgacacaa ggatcttctttgaagataccatatattttagtggaactgcacaagaagatgttggaaacattaatctaatcgaggagtatatagtaagcatggccaccacagtagatagcaaccgatggttccggagaagtgcttcatctgtaggctctacacaataa
- the LOC141042337 gene encoding uncharacterized protein isoform X1 gives MEFLMQPFNSRTLIEEVNDSNVRLQPLHYPVVSLPGGDLPPASSSSADAQICATAAVAAEAGSADKAQTSERSIEKIDPKTPGLTCRVRIGAAAPGRAPCPDSMTTLEKSVRVFAEAPGDNVIVPKIGTSFGTLGQNVCKR, from the exons ATGGAGTTCTTGATGCAGCCGTTCAACAG CAGGACTCTCATAGAGGAAGTAAACGACAGCAACGTACGCTTGCAGCCTTTGCATTATCCTGTGGTGTCGCTGCCGGGCGGCGATTTGCCACCGGCAAGTTCCTCTAGTGCGGACGCGCAGATCTGTGctacggcggcggtggcggcggaggcagggAGTGCAGATAAGGCGCAAACATCTGAACGCTCCATTGAGAAAATTGATCCAAAAACGCCTGGATTGACATGCAG AGTTAGGATCGGTGCTGCTGCACCAGGCCGTGCCCCATGCCCGGATAGTATGACAACATTGGAGAAATCAGTCCGCGTGTTTGCTGAGGCGCCGGGTGACAATGTCATTGTGCCAAAAATAGGGACCAGCTTTGGCACACTCGGACAAAATGTATGCAAGAGATAG
- the LOC141042337 gene encoding uncharacterized protein isoform X2 — MEFLMQPFNRTLIEEVNDSNVRLQPLHYPVVSLPGGDLPPASSSSADAQICATAAVAAEAGSADKAQTSERSIEKIDPKTPGLTCRVRIGAAAPGRAPCPDSMTTLEKSVRVFAEAPGDNVIVPKIGTSFGTLGQNVCKR; from the exons ATGGAGTTCTTGATGCAGCCGTTCAACAG GACTCTCATAGAGGAAGTAAACGACAGCAACGTACGCTTGCAGCCTTTGCATTATCCTGTGGTGTCGCTGCCGGGCGGCGATTTGCCACCGGCAAGTTCCTCTAGTGCGGACGCGCAGATCTGTGctacggcggcggtggcggcggaggcagggAGTGCAGATAAGGCGCAAACATCTGAACGCTCCATTGAGAAAATTGATCCAAAAACGCCTGGATTGACATGCAG AGTTAGGATCGGTGCTGCTGCACCAGGCCGTGCCCCATGCCCGGATAGTATGACAACATTGGAGAAATCAGTCCGCGTGTTTGCTGAGGCGCCGGGTGACAATGTCATTGTGCCAAAAATAGGGACCAGCTTTGGCACACTCGGACAAAATGTATGCAAGAGATAG
- the LOC109778001 gene encoding ATP-citrate synthase beta chain protein 1 — translation MATGQIFSKTTQALFYNYKQLPIQRMLDFDFLCGRETPSVAGIINPGSDGFQKLFFGQEEIAIPVHPTIEAACNAHPTADVFINFASFRSAAASSMSALKQPTVRVVAIIAEGVPESDAKQLISYARANNKVIIGPATVGGVQAGAFKIGDTAGTIDNIIQCKLYRPGSVGFVSKSGGMSNELYNTIARVTDGIYEGIAIGGDVFPGSTLSDHILRFNNIPQVKMMVVLGELGGSDEYSLVEALKQGKVQKPVVAWVSGTCARLFKSEVQFGHAGAKSGGELESAQAKNQALRDAGAVVPTSFEALESVIKETFEKLVEEGNIPPVPEVTPPPIPEDLKTAIKSGKVRAPTHIISTISDDRGEEPCYAGVPMSTIIERGYGVGDVISLLWFKRSLPRYCTQFIEICIMLCADHGPCVSGAHNSIVTARAGKDLVSSLVSGLLTIGPRFGGAIDDAARYFKDAYDRGLTPYEFVEGMKKKGIRVPGIGHRIKSRDNRDKRVQLLQKYAHTHFPSVKYMEYAVQVETYTLSKANNLVMNVDGAIGSLFLDLLSGSGMFSKQEIDEIVEIGYLNGLFVLARSIGLIGHTFDQKRLKQPLYRHPWEDVLYTK, via the exons ATGGCGACGGGTCAAATTTTCTCGAAAACCACCCAAGCATTATTCTATAATTATAAGCAACTCCCTATCCAACGGATGCTTGATTTTGACTTCCTCTGTG GGAGAGAAACACCTTCTGTTGCTGGAATAATCAATCCTGGTTCTGATGGGTTCCAGAAACTTTTCTTTGGACAAGAAGAAATTGCTATTCCGGTTCATCCTAC AATTGAAGCTGCTTGCAATGCACACCCAACTGCGGATGTatttatcaactttgcatctttccGGAG TGCGGCTGCTTCTTCCATGTCAGCTTTGAAGCAGCCAACTGTCCGAGTTGTAGCCATTATAGCAGAGGGTGTTCCTGAATCAGACGCAAAGCAGCTAATTAGCTATGCACGTGCTAACAACAAG GTCATCATTGGACCTGCAACAGTCGGAGGAGTTCAAGCTGGTGCTTTCAAGATTGGTGATACTGCTGGAACCATTGATAACATAATTCAATGCAAGCTGTACAGGCCTGGGTCAGTTGGTTTTGTGTCTAAATCG GGTGGCATGTCAAATGAGCTGTACAACACGATTGCAAGAGTGACTGATGGTATTTATGAAG GAATTGCAATTGGTGGGGATGTTTTCCCTGGCTCAACTCTTTCAGATCACATTCTGCGTTTTAACAACATACCCCAG GTTAAAATGATGGTTGTTCTTGGGGAGCTTGGAGGAAGCGATGAGTATTCACTCGTCGAAGCCTTGAAACAAGGAAAGGTTCAGAAACCTGTTGTTGCTTGGGTTAGTGGGACATGTGCACGCCTATTCAAATCTGAGGTCCAGTTTGGCCATGCT GGTGCGAAGAGCGGTGGTGAGTTGGAATCCGCACAAGCTAAGAATCAGGCACTAAGGGATGCTGGGGCAGTTGTCCCGACTTCATTTGAAGCTCTTGAAAGTGTGATTAAGGAGACATTTGAGAAGCTG GTTGAGGAAGGAAATATTCCTCCTGTCCCTGAGGTTACACCTCCCCCCATTCCTGAGGATCTTAAAACTGCCATTAAAAGTGGGAAGGTCCGAGCTCCCACACACATTATCTCCACTATCTCTGATGATAGAG GTGAGGAACCTTGCTATGCTGGTGTGCCCATGTCTACAATTATTGAAAGGGGTTATGGAGTTGGTGATGTTATTTCTCTTTTGTGGTTCAAGCGCAGCCTTCCTCGTTATTGTACTCAATTTATTGAG ATATGCATCATGCTTTGCGCTGATCATGGTCCTTGTGTATCCGGTGCTCACAATTCTATAGTTACTGCTAGGGCTGGCAAGGACCTTGTTTCCAGCTTGGTATCTG GATTATTGACAATTGGCCCCCGATTTGGTGGTGCAATTGATGACGCTGCTCGGTACTTCAAAGATGCATATGATAGG GGTCTTACGCCTTATGAATTTGTTGAGGGCATGAAAAAGAAGGGAATCCGTGTCCCTGGGATTGGTCACAG GATCAAAAGCAGAGACAACAGGGACAAGAGAGTGCAGCTTTTACAGAAATATGCTCACACACACTTCCCTTCAGTCAAGTACATGGAGTACGCTGTTCAGGTTGAGACCTACACCCTGTCAAAGGCCAACAATTTGGTTATGAACGTTGACGGTGCGATTGGCTCGCTTTTCTTGGATCTTCTTTCTGGGAGTGGAATGTTCAGCAAGCAAGAGATCGATGAGATTGTAGAGATTGGGTATCTTAATGGACTCTTTGTGCTTGCACGTTCAATTGGCCTAATTGG CCACACCTTTGATCAGAAGAGGCTCAAGCAACCACTCTACCGTCATCCTTGGGAGGATGTCCTCTACACCAAGTGA